The Enterococcus rotai genome includes a window with the following:
- the rnmV gene encoding ribonuclease M5 — MTDKLRIEEVIVVEGKDDTRRIQEVVDADTIETIGSAINEDILEQIEHAQETRGVIIFTDPDFSGEKIRKTIMEVVPDAKHAFLSRQLAAPKKRGNSLGVEHASDEAILEALEKIVTPVNGADDYQEIPRQTLIEYGLIAGARAKERREKLGDELRIGYTNSKQLTKRLKMFRITEKELIEAMNSINETPNEKSEESI; from the coding sequence ATGACAGATAAGTTGAGGATTGAAGAAGTTATTGTCGTTGAAGGAAAAGACGATACTAGACGTATCCAAGAAGTTGTGGATGCAGATACGATTGAAACAATCGGTTCAGCGATCAATGAGGATATTTTAGAACAAATCGAACATGCACAAGAAACGCGTGGTGTCATTATTTTTACTGATCCAGATTTTTCAGGGGAAAAAATCCGTAAAACAATTATGGAGGTTGTGCCTGATGCCAAGCATGCGTTTCTCTCTCGTCAGCTTGCTGCACCTAAGAAACGAGGAAATAGTTTAGGTGTGGAGCATGCTAGTGATGAAGCGATTTTGGAAGCATTAGAGAAAATTGTTACCCCAGTCAATGGGGCAGATGATTATCAAGAAATCCCTAGACAAACCTTGATAGAATATGGTTTAATAGCTGGGGCTCGTGCAAAGGAACGTCGTGAAAAATTAGGCGACGAATTGCGTATTGGCTACACCAATAGTAAGCAATTGACCAAACGCTTGAAAATGTTTCGGATTACAGAAAAAGAACTGATAGAGGCAATGAATAGTATAAATGAAACACCTAATGAAAAATCGGAGGAATCAATTTGA
- a CDS encoding TatD family hydrolase, translating to MIFDSHTHLNAEQFNEDIPETIEHAKELGVTEMAVVGFDTPTIEKSLELSQHYKEIQSIIGWHPTEAGSYTPDIEKRLQHLLTTPKVVALGEIGLDYYWMEDPKEVQDRVFRRQIAIAKEMNLPISIHTRDAMEDTYKILKEEDIRDIGGIMHSFSGDPEWMEKFLDMGMHISLSGVVTFKKALEVQDVARAVSLDRLLVETDAPYLAPVPYRGKRNEPGYTRYVVEKIAELREVPFEEIAKQTTINAHRLFRLAE from the coding sequence ATGATTTTTGATTCTCATACTCATTTAAACGCAGAACAATTTAATGAAGATATTCCAGAAACAATTGAACATGCAAAAGAATTAGGTGTAACCGAAATGGCGGTAGTTGGTTTTGATACACCGACGATTGAAAAGTCTCTAGAACTTAGCCAACACTATAAAGAAATCCAAAGTATCATTGGTTGGCATCCAACAGAAGCTGGAAGTTATACGCCTGATATCGAGAAAAGGCTACAGCATTTACTAACAACACCAAAAGTAGTAGCACTTGGCGAAATCGGGTTAGATTATTATTGGATGGAAGATCCTAAAGAAGTTCAAGATCGTGTGTTTCGACGTCAAATTGCGATTGCTAAAGAAATGAATCTACCAATCAGCATCCATACACGAGATGCAATGGAAGATACGTATAAAATTTTAAAAGAAGAAGATATTCGGGATATTGGCGGAATCATGCATAGTTTCAGTGGCGATCCTGAATGGATGGAAAAATTTCTAGATATGGGGATGCATATTTCTTTAAGTGGTGTTGTGACATTTAAGAAAGCATTAGAGGTTCAAGATGTAGCTAGAGCTGTTTCTTTGGATCGTTTATTGGTGGAGACAGATGCACCATACTTAGCCCCAGTTCCTTATCGAGGCAAACGCAATGAACCCGGTTATACTCGTTATGTAGTAGAAAAAATTGCAGAACTAAGAGAAGTTCCTTTTGAAGAAATAGCGAAGCAAACAACAATTAATGCGCATCGCTTATTCAGGTTAGCTGAATGA
- a CDS encoding HIT family protein, with product MCVFCGVTDFVIENDLAGAFYDRFPVSKGHLLIIPKKHKMDYFDLSIAEKGAIDELLKVAKKIVEESYRPDGFNIGTNCGINAGQSIMHCHIHLIPRYIGDMTNPKGGVRGVIPSKQQY from the coding sequence ATGTGTGTATTTTGTGGCGTAACAGATTTTGTTATAGAAAATGATTTAGCTGGTGCTTTTTATGATCGATTTCCTGTTAGTAAAGGACATTTATTAATCATACCGAAAAAACATAAAATGGACTATTTCGATTTATCTATAGCGGAAAAGGGTGCAATTGACGAATTACTCAAAGTTGCTAAAAAAATAGTAGAAGAGAGCTATCGACCAGATGGATTCAACATTGGGACAAATTGTGGCATCAATGCAGGTCAAAGTATTATGCACTGCCATATACATTTGATTCCTAGATATATTGGTGACATGACAAACCCAAAAGGTGGAGTAAGAGGCGTGATCCCATCAAAACAACAGTATTAA
- the rsmA gene encoding 16S rRNA (adenine(1518)-N(6)/adenine(1519)-N(6))-dimethyltransferase RsmA, with amino-acid sequence MTEYKEIATPSRTKEILKQHGFSFKKSLGQNFLTEPNILRKIVETAGIDTHTNVVEVGPGIGALTEQLAKNAAQVLAFEIDDRLIPVLEDTMSPYQNVTVVHNDVLKADLVGTTNEVFEQELPIKVVANLPYYITTPIMMHFLESDLEVEEMIVMMQKEVADRISAKPGTKAYGSLSIAVQYFMEASISFIVPKTVFIPQPNVDSAIIKLTKREQPAVAVTNEKEFFKLTKASFQLRRKTLWNNLIHFYGKDEETKAWLTESLTEAEIDPSRRGETLSLEEFGRLSNTLEKNR; translated from the coding sequence TTGACAGAGTATAAAGAAATAGCCACCCCTTCAAGAACCAAAGAGATTTTGAAGCAACATGGCTTTTCATTTAAAAAAAGTTTAGGACAAAACTTTTTAACAGAACCAAATATCTTACGTAAAATCGTTGAAACAGCTGGAATTGATACCCACACGAATGTTGTAGAAGTAGGACCTGGAATTGGTGCTTTAACTGAGCAATTAGCTAAAAATGCGGCACAAGTTTTAGCTTTTGAAATCGATGATCGCTTGATCCCAGTCTTAGAGGACACCATGAGTCCGTATCAAAATGTTACAGTGGTTCATAACGATGTATTGAAAGCCGATTTAGTGGGCACTACAAATGAAGTCTTTGAACAAGAACTTCCAATCAAAGTAGTAGCCAATCTTCCTTATTACATCACTACACCAATCATGATGCACTTTTTGGAGTCTGATTTAGAGGTAGAAGAAATGATTGTGATGATGCAAAAAGAGGTTGCGGATCGAATATCTGCAAAACCAGGAACAAAAGCTTACGGCTCACTATCGATTGCTGTTCAGTATTTTATGGAAGCAAGCATTTCGTTCATTGTTCCCAAAACTGTGTTTATTCCACAACCGAATGTTGACTCAGCAATCATCAAACTGACGAAACGAGAGCAACCTGCTGTGGCTGTAACCAATGAGAAAGAGTTTTTCAAATTAACCAAAGCCTCATTCCAATTACGCCGTAAAACATTATGGAACAATTTGATTCATTTTTATGGTAAAGACGAGGAAACAAAAGCTTGGTTAACAGAAAGCTTAACAGAAGCAGAAATCGATCCAT
- a CDS encoding NAD(P)-dependent malic enzyme gives MTDIYEKALKAHAQWRGKIDVHSKVEVKTKEDLSLAYTPGVAEPCRKIHDNPNSVYDYTWKGNTVAVVTDGTAVLGLGDIGPKAALPVMEGKALLFKEFAGIDAIPICLDTKDPKEIISIIKAMAPTFGGINLEDISAPRCVEIERTLIEELDIPVFHDDQHGTAIVTIAALINALKIVNKKVDEINVVVSGTGAAGSAIIKMLHHFGVKNIIAFNIDGALSKTMKRPMDFLEKEIVEITNGENFQGTLGEAMVGADVFIGVSAPKLVTKEMVASMNTGAIVFPMANPESEIDYQDAIDAGAAVVGTGRSDHPNQINNVLAFPGLFKGAFVAGATKITENMKLAAAKAIAEIIPESELTSEYIIPSPFNQDLVDVIIREVAETAVQDGFVRA, from the coding sequence ATGACAGATATTTATGAAAAAGCCTTAAAAGCACATGCACAATGGCGCGGAAAAATCGATGTTCATTCAAAGGTTGAAGTAAAAACAAAAGAGGATCTATCATTGGCTTACACGCCAGGAGTTGCAGAACCGTGTAGAAAAATTCATGACAATCCAAATTCTGTTTATGATTATACTTGGAAAGGCAATACCGTGGCAGTCGTAACAGATGGCACAGCCGTATTAGGATTAGGCGATATTGGTCCTAAAGCAGCGTTACCTGTTATGGAAGGAAAAGCGTTGCTATTTAAGGAATTTGCTGGGATCGATGCAATCCCCATTTGTTTAGACACAAAAGATCCAAAAGAGATCATCAGCATCATCAAAGCGATGGCCCCAACCTTTGGCGGAATCAACTTAGAAGATATTTCTGCGCCACGTTGTGTTGAGATCGAGCGTACCTTAATTGAAGAATTGGATATCCCAGTGTTTCATGATGATCAGCATGGCACCGCAATCGTTACAATAGCAGCATTGATCAATGCGTTAAAAATCGTAAATAAAAAAGTAGATGAGATCAACGTAGTTGTGTCAGGAACTGGAGCTGCCGGCAGTGCCATTATAAAAATGCTCCATCATTTTGGTGTAAAGAATATCATTGCCTTTAATATCGATGGTGCATTATCGAAAACAATGAAAAGACCAATGGATTTTCTAGAAAAAGAAATCGTAGAAATTACGAACGGGGAAAATTTCCAAGGAACTTTAGGAGAAGCAATGGTAGGGGCAGATGTATTTATCGGAGTATCTGCACCTAAACTAGTAACTAAAGAAATGGTGGCATCCATGAATACTGGTGCAATCGTATTTCCAATGGCGAATCCAGAATCCGAAATTGATTACCAAGATGCAATCGATGCAGGCGCAGCAGTTGTTGGAACAGGGCGTTCTGATCATCCTAATCAAATCAATAATGTCTTAGCTTTTCCAGGGTTGTTCAAAGGCGCATTTGTCGCAGGTGCAACGAAAATTACGGAAAATATGAAATTAGCTGCTGCAAAAGCTATCGCAGAAATCATCCCGGAATCAGAGTTGACGAGTGAATATATTATTCCCTCACCATTTAATCAAGACTTGGTTGACGTCATCATTCGAGAAGTGGCTGAAACAGCTGTTCAAGACGGTTTTGTTCGAGCATAA
- a CDS encoding GNAT family N-acetyltransferase has product MILRELTSTDEQKYLAFVKEWTEAGASKITPSSVYLNGLTFQEWLVKLEQDKHSEQNDFVPAETLFLEVENKLVGAVQLRYKLTEGLVQIGGNIGFGVVPSERGKGYANVLLAQSLEIFQKRGFSKVMLTCDKINKGSKKTIQKNGGILSAEYLVEGTIVQRFSIELAATKNSE; this is encoded by the coding sequence ATGATTCTAAGAGAATTGACTTCAACAGATGAACAAAAGTATTTGGCATTTGTCAAAGAATGGACAGAAGCAGGAGCATCTAAAATAACTCCATCATCTGTTTATTTAAATGGTCTAACCTTTCAAGAATGGCTAGTGAAACTTGAACAAGATAAACATAGTGAACAGAACGATTTTGTTCCAGCAGAGACACTCTTTCTGGAAGTAGAAAACAAATTAGTTGGAGCTGTTCAATTAAGATACAAGTTGACCGAGGGACTAGTACAGATTGGCGGCAATATTGGTTTTGGTGTCGTGCCTTCTGAACGGGGAAAAGGGTATGCCAATGTGCTACTTGCTCAATCGCTAGAAATTTTTCAAAAGCGTGGATTTTCTAAAGTAATGCTTACCTGTGACAAAATAAATAAGGGTTCGAAAAAGACAATCCAAAAAAATGGAGGGATATTGTCCGCCGAATATTTGGTTGAAGGAACTATAGTTCAGAGATTTTCGATTGAACTAGCAGCGACAAAAAATAGCGAGTAA
- the metG gene encoding methionine--tRNA ligase, producing MSEKETFYITTPIYYPSGQLHIGNSYTTIACDAMARYKRLMGFDVFYLTGVDEHGQKIENKASELGVTPKEYVDKMAADVQKLWKTLDISYDKFIRTTDDYHKKAVQQIFDRLLEQGDIYLGEYEGWYSVSDEEYFTETQLAEVYRDEEGKVIGGKAPSGHEVELVKEESYFFRMSKYADRLLEYYNEHPEFIQPESRKNEMINNFIKPGLEDLAVSRTTFSWGIPLSNDPKHVVYVWIDALSNYITALGYGSDDDSLFQKYWPADVHMVGKEIVRFHTIYWPIMLMALDLPLPKKIFGHGWLLMKDGKMSKSKGNVVYPEILVDRYGLDALRYYLLRAIPFGSDGVFTPEDFVSRLNYDLANDLGNLLNRTIAMINKYCEGHVPAYASKVTPFDSELSTTAANVIGKYHESMEKMEFNTAIAEVWTLISRANKYIDETQPWVLAKDEEKKNELDSVMVHLAESLRIVAILLQPVMTETPTKIFEQLGLDPETMNMEAIHFGEFPTEVKVVAKGTPIFPRLEIDTEVLYIQKKMSQNAQTTTEEIKWDPEETKLISTKEKEIKYEDFDKVELKVAEVIDCKKVKGADKLLQFRLDAGDEQDRQILSGVAEFYPDPSALIGKKVVIVANLKPRKMRGQISQGMILSAESSDGKLQIIDAPKDMPNGASIA from the coding sequence ATGTCAGAAAAAGAAACATTTTATATCACTACCCCGATTTATTATCCAAGCGGACAACTACATATCGGCAATTCTTATACAACGATTGCCTGTGATGCAATGGCCCGTTACAAACGCTTGATGGGCTTTGACGTATTTTACTTAACGGGTGTGGATGAACACGGACAAAAAATTGAAAATAAAGCTTCAGAATTAGGTGTTACACCAAAAGAATATGTCGACAAAATGGCGGCAGATGTTCAAAAACTATGGAAAACACTTGATATCAGCTATGATAAATTTATCCGTACAACGGATGATTACCATAAAAAAGCAGTTCAGCAGATCTTTGATCGTTTATTAGAACAAGGGGATATTTATCTTGGCGAATATGAAGGCTGGTATTCGGTTTCAGATGAAGAGTATTTTACTGAAACACAGTTAGCAGAAGTTTATCGTGATGAAGAAGGCAAAGTGATTGGTGGTAAAGCACCGAGCGGTCATGAAGTTGAATTAGTTAAGGAAGAATCTTATTTCTTCCGTATGAGTAAATATGCGGATCGTTTATTGGAATATTACAATGAACATCCAGAATTTATCCAACCAGAATCACGTAAAAATGAAATGATCAATAATTTTATCAAACCTGGTCTAGAAGATTTGGCTGTGTCACGTACAACATTTTCTTGGGGAATCCCGCTATCAAATGATCCAAAACATGTGGTTTACGTATGGATCGACGCTTTATCAAACTATATCACCGCTTTAGGTTATGGTTCGGACGATGATAGCTTATTTCAAAAATACTGGCCGGCAGATGTTCATATGGTCGGAAAAGAAATCGTTCGTTTCCATACGATTTATTGGCCAATTATGTTGATGGCGTTAGACTTACCATTACCGAAGAAAATTTTTGGTCACGGTTGGTTATTGATGAAAGACGGAAAAATGTCTAAATCTAAAGGGAATGTTGTTTATCCTGAGATACTTGTTGATCGCTATGGTCTAGATGCGCTACGTTATTACTTATTACGTGCGATTCCATTCGGTAGTGACGGTGTGTTCACACCAGAAGATTTTGTTTCTCGTTTAAATTATGATTTAGCAAATGATTTAGGCAATCTTTTAAATCGTACGATTGCTATGATCAATAAATATTGTGAGGGACATGTTCCAGCGTATGCCTCAAAAGTTACTCCATTTGATAGTGAGCTATCAACAACTGCGGCAAATGTGATTGGGAAATATCATGAATCAATGGAAAAAATGGAATTCAACACAGCGATTGCTGAGGTTTGGACTCTGATTTCCCGTGCCAATAAATATATTGATGAAACACAACCATGGGTTTTAGCGAAAGATGAAGAAAAGAAAAATGAGTTGGACAGTGTTATGGTTCACTTAGCTGAAAGCTTACGTATCGTAGCGATTTTATTACAGCCTGTGATGACAGAGACTCCGACAAAAATCTTTGAACAATTAGGGTTAGATCCTGAAACAATGAATATGGAAGCAATCCATTTCGGCGAATTTCCAACTGAGGTAAAAGTTGTTGCCAAAGGAACACCTATTTTCCCTCGTTTAGAGATTGATACTGAAGTTCTGTATATTCAAAAGAAAATGAGTCAAAATGCTCAAACAACAACAGAAGAAATCAAATGGGACCCTGAAGAAACAAAGCTTATTTCAACAAAAGAAAAAGAAATCAAGTATGAAGATTTTGATAAAGTAGAATTGAAAGTAGCTGAAGTCATTGACTGTAAAAAAGTCAAAGGGGCGGATAAACTATTACAATTCCGCTTAGATGCAGGCGATGAACAAGATCGTCAAATTCTGTCTGGGGTTGCAGAATTTTATCCAGATCCAAGCGCCTTGATTGGTAAAAAAGTTGTGATCGTAGCAAACTTAAAACCAAGAAAAATGCGTGGACAGATCAGTCAAGGAATGATTCTTTCAGCCGAATCTTCAGACGGTAAATTACAAATCATTGATGCACCAAAAGATATGCCAAACGGAGCAAGTATCGCATAG